Proteins encoded together in one Vanessa tameamea isolate UH-Manoa-2023 chromosome 30, ilVanTame1 primary haplotype, whole genome shotgun sequence window:
- the LOC113391652 gene encoding uncharacterized protein LOC113391652, with translation MNVNSYLSPRMMVGAAIVGLVGAAGVFIYEQVYAEKRRAMLVSEVARLDRQVASMRTELEALRELQKETHMRRARPKPRVKREVAPAGDATDSEYFTDCQSLIGTDIDMDSEEFYDVPSDEEDTLRESLRNGHVAKVDNENTTITDDSKSSKDST, from the exons atgaatgtTAACAGTTATTTGTCGCCTCGTATGATGGTGGGAGCAGCTATCGTAGGCCTCGTTGGTGCTGCTGGAGTCTTTATATATGAACAAGTATATGCCGAAAAGCGACGAGCGATGCTTG TCAGCGAAGTTGCAAGGTTGGATCGGCAAGTGGCTTCAATGAGGACAGAGCTTGAAGCTCTTCGAGAGCTGCAGAAAGAGAC ACATATGCGCCGCGCGCGTCCCAAGCCGCGAGTCAAGCGTGAAGTGGCTCCGGCGGGCGACGCCACAGACTCGGAATACTTCACGGATTGCCAATCCTTAATAG GTACAGATATCGACATGGACAGCGAAGAGTTCTACGACGTCCCGTCAGACGAAGAGGACACGCTCCGCGAGTCGCTGCGGAACGGACACGTCGCGAAAGTTGACAATGAG aatacaacaataactGACGACTCAAAATCTTCCAAGGACAGCACGTAG
- the LOC135194476 gene encoding kinesin-related protein 4-like — protein MSSPKNTEIVSDKDDGEAMASIQLIVKDTIKSIDLEENANTNVVNDEGLSRGSVEDDENSSSIDKNVEEMLLADANQNPDSDNVDDEMELRWDDDDLDDVDEIKNEETLLEENSLDCPKPYTLSLQEEVIKTIEAEEKLLNLENDNESKESPPDSITESLFAPKIDHNLNKPDMMLEIPSHELIEFSDDDEDLTNNLEMSPDLESDEEMSNSTEVPVQSTQVDIHAGGEVQKEAEENPLIDKELKETMDYKALENEAKFAADILTKELNAMDSESNIITDTNTDMTEDFLLKEDTMEDDCLLKDDIIQEDCLLEESTVQEEIIDDGNSVNSESDLNKDKDQTKAPLEIQGNSDAKNTANETELQNEDTQSTEEDITDLCEDILLAPSDDSLDAMDCVPDSEIKTSFKSEAIDSTINTKDTNILETDLDTNVIKDKTTSTNEKKSITETDIVSETVEPETDQITSLSNSTNGNKKPDTGLTDTVPSIEDSKEEEKSILDEKTDLEEKNKIEDENTEVVTHTEDIKQITKDEVPNLLQSTISTNEGPFTSEPNLDLQGDKPELLKSKTSEKIIEDAQIEVIPAHTMDVNEPQPSTSFACSETSKGTTEQSSMFGSSMVQDTSKDVPEMTDSLGLLAESCRMMEEDEEQEYDDDGDGEDEDDFDQDDESSNQMTAEHSEDSNAQHSESEVQKDLQTEFTTADMISEVEKTDNMAIDDVRLFYLNMVSKRSLF, from the exons ATGTCTTCACCAAAAAATACGGAAATTGTTAGTGATAAAGATGATGGGGAAGCAATGGCTTCTATACAATTAATAGTAAAAGATACAATTAAGTCGATTGATTTAGAAGAAAATGCAAACACGAATGTTGTAAACGACGAAGGGCTTTCCAGAGGATCTGTAGAGGACGATGAAAACAGTTCTTCGATTGATAAAAACGTCGAAGAAATGTTGCTTGCTGATGCTAACCAGAATCCAGACAGTGACAATGTCGATGATGAAATGGAGCTAAGGTGGGATGACGATGACCTGGACGATGTAGATGAAATAAAGAATGAGGAGACTTTGCTTGAAGAAAATTCGTTAGATTGCCCTAAACCTTATACTTTATCTTTGCAAGAGGAAGTCATTAAAACCATTGAAGCAGAAGAGAAGCTTCTGAATTTAGAAAACGATAATGAATCAAAAGAATCACCCCCAGATTCTATAACAGAGAGCTTATTTGCACCCAAAATAGATCACAATTTAAACAAACCTGATATGATGTTAGAAATTCCGAGTCATGAATTGATTGAATTTAGTGACGATGATGAGGATTTGACTAATAATCTTGAAATGTCTCCTGACTTAGAAAGTGATGAAGAAATGTCTAATTCAACTGAGGTACCAGTGCAGTCAACACAAGTTGATATCCATGCGGGTGGTGAGGTACAAAAAGAAGCAGAAGAAAATCCATTAATTGataaagaattaaaagaaaCAATGGATTATAAGGCATTGGAAAATGAAGCTAAATTTGCAGCAGACATTCTCACTAAAGAGCTTAATGCTATGGATTCAGAATCAAATATTATCACAGACACTAATACAGATATGACTGAAGATTTTCTCTTAAAAGAAGACACAATGGAAGACGATTGTCTTTTAAAAGATGACATAATACAAGAAGATTGTCTTTTAGAAGAATCTACAGTCCAAGAAGAAATCATTGATGATGGTAACAGTGTAAACAGTGAATCAGAtctaaataaagataaagacCAAACAAAAGCACCACTTGAGATCCAAGGTAATTCAGATGCTAAGAATACAGCCAATGAAACAGAACTACAAAACGAAGATACACAAAGCACGGAAGAAGATATAACTGATTTGTGTGAGGATATATTGCTAGCACCTAGTGATGATTCTTTAGATGCTATGGATTGTGTTCCTGATTCAGAAATTAAAACATCTTTTAAATCTGAAGCTATTGATTCAACTATTAATACAAAAGACACCAATATTCTAGAAACAGATTTAGACACAAatgtaattaaagataaaacaacaagcacaaatgaaaaaaaatctataacagAAACAGATATTGTGTCTGAAACTGTAGAACCTGAAACTGATCAAATAACATCACTGTCTAATTCAactaatggaaataaaaaaccaGACACAGGCTTGACTGATACTGTCCCATCAATTGAAGATTCAAAAGAGGAAGAAAAAAGCATATTAGATGAGAAAACTGATTTggaggaaaaaaataaaattgaggaCGAAAATACTGAGGTAGTAACACACACAgaagatataaaacaaattactaaAGATGAAGTACCCAATCTTTTACAATCAACAATATCAACAAATGAAGGTCCATTTACATCGGAACCTAATCTAGATTTACAAGGAGATAAACCTGAACTACTTAAGTCAAAAACTTCTGAGAAAATCATTGAAGATGCACAAATTGAAGTAATCCCAGCACACACAATGGATGTTAATGAACCGCAACCATCAACATCTTTCGCTTGCTCTGAAACATCAAAAGGTACAACCGAACAATCATCAATGTTTGGCTCATCAATGGTACAAGATACATCCAAAGATGTACCAGAAATGACGGACAGTCTCGGACTTTTGGCTGAGTCATGTAGAATGATGGAGGAAGATGAAGAGCAGgaatatgatgatgatggtgatgggGAAGATGAAGATGATTTTGACCAAGATGATG AAAGCAGCAATCAAATGACCGCAGAGCATTCAGAAGATTCAAACGCTCAGCATTCGGAGTCTGAAGTGCAAAAAGACTTGCAAACTGAGTTCACAACGGCTGACATGATTTCGGAAGTTGAGAAAACTGATAATATGGCAATTGATGATGTAAGATTGTTTTACCTAAATATGGTCtcgaagagatcgctgttttag